The sequence tattattattattattattactgcaTTCATAATGAAATGTGAgaccttattttaattttactattaaaaaaatataaaaaaatcagatttaaacactaaaataaaCACTTTATTTTCCTAATTGATTTCTTCATAAAATTTATCattcttaattattttcataaaaaaaatatttaaaacatacttttaattattaattcaatttttattttattgttataattaaatatataaaaaatgagtgCACAAAAATCTACAAACCAAGATTTCATAATTTGACAATTGTAATTTCAGTGCTAagataattttctaattttccttctctcttttaGCTATGAATTCATCCTCTGAGGTACTTTGTATAATCTTGCTACCTCAACATTACAGTTCAGGTCTCATATATATCTTGTGTTCTCTTGTTATGCAACATTCCAAATAAAGTTTTATAATCCTTGAGCTTTTTGAGATGTCATTGTTGCTTGATGTTGAAAGACTGCAGGGTCGCCATGTGTCCATAACTAGCTTGAGCTAGGACATCATTAGAACTCTGCCAAGGtgatatttctttttcatgCCAAGATCGGACATTCTCAACCACAATCTCACTACTAGTCTGTTGCCATAGCTTTATAAGACAGGTCTATTCCTTCATGGCAAATTGACGATCCTTCTCCAACTTCTTTTTTCCAAATTCTTCACTCCCTCCAATTTCTTTTCTGCATTCCAAAGCTGGAGGTGATGCTCTTCTAAATgggtttgtttatatatatatataaagaagaaactTTTTTTGAAGTCGTTATTCGGATGGGACTCAGAATATGGGTGGTGATATATCAGGATGGTCGGCAAGGCCTTTAAAGAGCCAATTACGACGAACGAGACCATTGATACAAATCATCATTGTCCCTCCCTTACTTGGAAATATTTTCAGAGACCAGCTAAAAAGCCTCAAACGGAAATCAAATTTGGTGTTTCGACACAAAAGATGCCAGACATGCTTGCCtgaatcaaaatctaaaatcaagggGCACAAGCTCTCCATAAAAAGTCgaagaaaataagataaaacactaaaattgaagaaaacggGTAATTCAAAATAAAGGATAGATGTATTTCAACGAGGTCATCAGATAGGAGCGAAAGACTAAAAGGTTTTGTTATAATCACAGTGATTATCAGTTGAACTATGCGTGTAATCATCATATGACCCAGTTATTTCAATCTAAAACAGATCTAAtagacaaacaaaaaacaaattggggGAGTAACATCTTATGCAAATAAACAGGGCCTCAGAAGGAAGGCAGTAGTGGTAAGTTTGTAATCACAGATTCATCATTCGTGACAAATATACCAGTTCTTTCATCAATGGCTACAGCATCAAAAAGAGATCATGAAAAACTGACCCAAAAACATAGCTTGAAGCAGAAACGGGCAAGAAATTCATAAAAGATTCGGCCTCATAGAGAAGATTAGATTTATCAACACACATAGTTTCAGACATATGCTTgtctttgaatttttgtttaatcATCGGCCGAACAACTTTCataacaaaaagaataaaaaaagtagcagaaaataagaaaaagggaCTCGGAATATGGGTGGTGATATATCAGGATGGTCGTCAAGGCCTTTAAAAAGCCAGTTACGACGAACGAGACCCTTCACGATGAAACCAGATATATAGACAGGGATACCTCGGAGGCTCCTTGTATAGAGGCGAGAAGGAGAACTAGGGTTATGTGGTTTTATAGTAGCTGTGGAAGACAGAAGAACGACCAAGCGTTTAAGGTTTATTCTTCTTTGGGCAATTTAGGGCCAAAGGCCCAAGCCACACTAAACCAAATGGACTAGCAACTCTATGTCGGCATCTGTTAGATTGGGCTAAGCTTATTAGAAATTTGTTGGCCCATTGACTCCATTTAGCTTGCTTATTTTTTGACCGTCAGATTTTTATCAgttttcaagtgaaaattgTAGCCTTTAGATCTGCTTGGAGTTATAATCATGGCCGTTTATCTCACTAATAAGTTGCCACCCAACTAGAGATGGAAAAACGTTCTTCTCTCCTCCTTAAAACAAATGTTACATTTacgtgttaaattttttttgttattaacatattaaaaatattaattagtattttttcaaagtcaaatatatttgtaaaaattaaaaaaatcagtattTATAACTTTTCAAGAGGAATTAAAAGTGTAAATTGATTCCCGCAATTTAAGTAGAAAATCAATTAAGaccatgtttgttttccggaaagtagtttctggaaaatcattttccaaactttcctgtgtttgtttgtcattaggaaagttggtcaacggaaaacacttccggtcaatttcagtcaaaaaaatttgacttggtttcaaGAAatcctttagctgtgtttgttttccggaaagtggtttccgggaaatcactttccaaactttcttgtgtttgtttgccagtaggaagtTGGTTAATggcagtaaaaggaaaatttggcttggttttcaggaaagtgttttcctgaaaaatttggggggaaaacacttttcagaagttgtgaaaaatttataaatgtcattatttgctaattatattaaatttaatcctcaaacttttgattggtatatatatattttgttttgaatatttatttttcaatttcatctcttaaaattttatttttataattgctatttgcttttttcttatcatatttttattgaaattttttatctatcaaatttgatcctcattctttttattgttacttattttatttgaaataatttttgaaatgttaattactattattttaatttcttcatctttcatttttaaaaaaaaatttagatttgatctcaattttatttgagataatttatgaaattacatattattttcaatttcattctcattcaacatttgtaaatttgttatataaaactattgtatgaatataggtcattataaatactttttagatttcattcattaataaattattttccaattcattttccataacacaaccaaacactggaaagtgttttcagTTCAaaatatcggaaaatacttCCCAGAATTCATTTAAGTAATTCTTCTAGTTTCAGAACAAATATTATTTAGCTCATATATTCTTAAATTAGCACTTTCCACTGATTTCATATTcatttctgatttatttttctcttcctttaaaaaatggaaaaaacaaaagcaagaagAAGGCGGGGTTGAAAGACTTGATTAGGAAAGAATGAATGATTAAGTTGttcaaataacaatttcattattttttataccacaaaagttaattaattatttccaaTGAACTACaagaattaataattaattaatttcgatgaaatataagaattaagttataattaattcaaaaatgcATGGCAGGCATTCAGGTGTCCATGAGCTCCTAGTACAGTGTTCCTTCTTCAACTTCTGAATTGATCATCCAATAAATACTAGTTTATCACATGTAGCAATATCGAAATCAATATAAGTCCTTAAAATCtcttaaaaagggaaaaatctccaaaaattatagaaaagaaaacatgaatttttaaaacttataaaaaaagggttgagatttaatttctcaaaccatataattgaatttcttttaacaACGCAatgaaataaagaagaaaaaaagagtttatccTTCAATAACGGATCTATTGAGGCTGCCACAGAGAACAAATAATTCATGTTATGCCAAACATagcaaataattaaaactattaaatataatgtcaatcttcttcttcaatctctcttgttttttttttgttaaataattgataatatccatatattGAATTGGAAGAATTCTACTAACAGATTAACACATATTGATCTAGatcaatccaatatattattatcacgttttgaaattttatgaatCAAACCACATTTTAATCAGTAGTTTGAGTTCATTTCAACCcactaaatatattaatatcaagtcaatttcaacatgatttattattttttttactaaaaaaaattagtaatataaaaaaatatttccaaaagAATAATCTGTGTTGTAGAATAAGCCAATGATCTAGTTTATACCAATTATTCTTACTTCCCTTGGCATGCTCAAGACTCCATTTCAACCAGGCTGACTCTTACCCTCAGAACATTCAACGAATCTCTTCAACAACAACTAGAAAGTGTAGAATGAATAATAGAACTCTTGACCTCATGGTCATGGCGGGtttgtttttgagtttgaacccattttttaaagtgattttcaaGCTATATTCAAGAAGCCGTACCGTTAGTTCTTTGATATTGTTAAATCATGGCTTGAAGACACTTCACGTAGAACATTGAcagatgcatgctaaaacacCATGGAACCTCAAATATTACCTCTTATCTACAGGGGAAACTCTCAATTGTTAAAACATAGACCATGAAGTACATGCTCCAGCACGGATTAGCCAAAACCATTCTATTACGTGGAAAAAAGAGAACTCAAAGCCAACAACGCCTATCTGCCAGTATAATCCACACTATTCCAAGCACTTAATGTACATTctaaacgataaaaaaaaaaaaaagggctacATCTGACAACCACGGAAAAAATTGATCTGACCTCAAATCCAGCACTATCAGCACAAAGCTGATTGAGTGGCCGCTCTGATGACTCATTTGAAACCAATAGAAGTAATAAACAAGCCATCTACAACTACTTTCTTCAACCTCAGCTTCTTTCAGATCTACTTCTATCCACTGAAATGCTTGAATCGAGTGTTGAAAGGACCTGGGGCATCGACATCCCCCCAGAGACAACGATTTCTGCAATTGAAGAATAAATCAGAAGAACTGAGGAATGGGGTGGGGGAATAGATCCCCTTTCGATTctcattttcagaataaaaaaacatgctgGAAACCCATTTTTCACAAAGGACCATGTATCTTAAGAGTGAATAAACTCTTGAGCCTAAAATGTCTGTTGCATGAGATAACAAGCAATATTGTATTTCTAGTACCCTGAATAAAGACAGAGCTTAGGAAAGATGTCTTCTTGCCCcgccaaaaaagaaaatatttgacaAACTAAAGTCAAGCTAGTTGAGACCCCTACCGATTCCTTCTCGGACTGAGAGATTGGGTCTGATAACATCTTTGGTAGTAACCAGGAATATATCACCAATGTACAGATGATTTGTGGGAACATAGACACAGCATAGCTCTTCTTCTCCAGAGTAGTTCTGCAtttcaaacttagaaaatataagaatttgaaTGCAAATGCTATTTTATGCTATGCTGAGCATTTATCATTTACCAGTATCACGATATTAACTCAATCTTTTTAAATAAGGATAACACCCCTGATTTCAGATATGGATATGATCTATAGGATTCAATTGAAGATCAGACCCTCAATATCCCAAATTGCAATAATCTAGCATCTAATAATCAATTGGGATTTGTTGTAGACCAGCCCCAAAATTTGAGAAATTCCAAGTTCAGGAATCTTTTAGAGATTCAGTGTCTTCTAAACATGGGACAGCAAAGGAAGAAAATCCAAATCAttgcaaaatacaaaaatagttTGGGTTAGACAGCGACAACTAATTAATGACAGAAAAGGTATATGTTGATGTCACTGAAGCTTGCAGTTGTCAGATATTTCTCAGAGTTGGCCTGAAAGTCTTTAGAATTTTGAGTGCGCGTGCATGTGCGGGTGTGGGTGGGAGGGGGTGATCGCTAGCGTTACTGCACCAAAGACATGCATGCACATATGTTTCTCAATAAAGTTAGGGACATCTATTACTCTCCAAGCAAGGAGTTCATCTTCACCATATCTCAACTCATGAATTGGAGTATTGTGACCAAAATTGTATATCTTTGCATCCCAAATCAGAATCCAAGACTCATAGTTAACAGTAGGGCGATTGCTAATCATTTTCAAGTTTCCAAGGTAGTATTACTGCACCAAAGACATGCATGCACAAGTGTTTCTCAGCAGTTAGGGATATCTATTACTCTCCAGTCTCCAAGCAAGAAGTCCGCCTTTGCCATATCTTAATTCATGAATTGGAGTATTGTGACCAAAATTGCATATCTTAATTTACGAATTGGACTATTGTGAccaaaattgtaaatttttacaTCCCTAATCAGAATCTGGGACTCGTAGTTAATAGGTCTGATCACAGACAAAAGACATGCAATTCGCACAATCCTATAGTGAATATCGCACCTGGAGCGTCACAGTTGAAGTAATGAACCCAAAAGCATACTCGCCAATACGTGGATGTCTTATGATGGCCACTTCCTTGAAAGCCTGAGTGTTTTGGTCtgaaacacaaaagaaacatgATGTAAATGGCATGGCAGCTGCTTATACTCATCCAGTGAAAACATGAGGATTAAACTGAACACAGACCTGGGGATATGGCAGCACTAATCTGCTTGGAAGCATTATAAATATGGCGAACAAATGGCATCCTTTTGATAAACCACTCTCCAAGGCTCAGTACGGATGCTCCCAACCAAGATGACATGAATACCCcaacaataaaaatgaatgtTAGGGAGGTTATAAATCCAAGACCtaacaaagaacaaaagaagGCAAGCCAAATGATCAGTAAGAATATGAACTGCtttataatattgatttaaCCTCAGAGAGGAAAAGGCTTATGGTGCTAAAGATAAACTTGCTTACCAAAGATATCAATTCCAAGTTGGGCATAAATGGGAGAGAAGAATCCATCCACAAAGTGAATAAACCACCATGTTATGTAGAAGGTGATTGCAATGGGAAACAGGATGACACTGCAAAACAGCTAAGTGTGAGCAACATCTATAACAGATTGAGCacaatatgaaaaacaaaacacaaatgcAAAAATCATCAAACACACATATTTTTGCTTGGATGTATTGTTCAAGAGCatgcaaaagaaaaacactaaacAGACGTGAAAtcttataaaattacaaatcaatGAAGTTAGGTTCATCCAGTACAACTGCAGTCCAAGATATTCGTTCTTTTGTAAATTGGGCAGAAAAACTATGGCCAATCACATAAAAGAGGCCACTGGTTTCCCTCACAACCCACAGGAAGAGCAGCTTAATATGAAAGCATCTTGCAAAATTTATGAACTTTAATGGTGAGTGGCATCTGTGTGGTAAAAAGCATACAGTCCTTAATGAAGAGCGGACATCCAATCAATTTACAAGGTAAAAAGCACAATCCTTGTGCACCCAGCAAAACAGGGAAAACAACAATTCTCTTGCAAAATTTCTACTTCCACACAATTTTTAATGGTGAGTGGCATCTGCAGTGCCTGGCAAGTTCTAGCAACTGcccaaaaaacaacacaaattgaTATCAAAACAAACTTTTGAAAGCAAATCACCACAAACTTTAGTTGCATCTGACTTGTTTCAAAAAGTTAAATCAACAGGAGTAACTAGTTATCTCTAAATAGCCAAAGGACCAGATCACACATGATAGAACAAAGCACCCACAAGTTGCTTATGTACAACTGGTATAGTAGTCAGCCACACATTTGCCTCCTCTTCAGAATGAGATACAGGAATGTATAAATGTCCAAAACCCCCATCATCAGAAAAGAAATCCATAACAGAGAGACACCATAGGGCGATCTCAaagagttcaaccaactcattCATTAGGGTTCCTTCCAAAGTACATAATGAAATGATCTAACTGGATAGCAGGGATATAGATGAAAGGTCTACGAAAAGTTGCAAAATTCATAGTGTATCCAACAAAGATCAGACAAAAATACACACTTAAACAGATAAAAGTCTTCCTAAGGGTGTAGTGAAGACCATCTtgcatttcttatttttcacaaaacaaTGTCAATACACGTAAGAACTAGCATATTATTCCTGAATATCTCTCTGCCTATCATGACTTATTAGTTCCGAATCCACAGGATTTTCTGGGAGAATTGGCTGTGGGCTTAGATAAAtatgcatcaaaataaaaaggagcTACACATAATGAGCTTATTTAGGGAGGTTCAAATCTCAACTACATGTCATCCATGAAACATGAGCCTCATGATTCTTTTCTAAGTCAAAGCCGCTTATCACTGAATTCTATTCAAGCCCTGACCTGTCTTATTGGTGGAAGGCTGGAAGCTGCCTCACTCTCACCATAAATACTTCCTTATTACTCAGTAAAGGACGGACCATCATGATCCTTTTTCAGACATGGATTCTATCTCACACCAAACTTCACACGATCAAACTATGAACTACACCACCTGCTAAACCACCTCATCACTCACCCAAGTGTAGACACTTGTTTGTTTCAAAGATTGCTGGATACTCCTAGAAAACTCTTCAGCTATTTAAATTTATTCCAGCAGGCAGTAAACCATGATCCAGATAAACATATTCAGGGGGGAGAAAAAAACttggaagaggaaaaaaaaatgaatacccCTATGAAGAGGTAAGAAAAGCTCTTATACCAAAACAAACTAGGACTGAAGGAGAgttgaaaacataaattaaaatcaatgaagtCCTTTCAAATGATTAACTGATTACATACACAAGCCATATTTCAAATCGGAGCTATCATTAGAAACATCCTGGACGGATCCttgttcacacacacacacacacgattGTGGAAAGATGCAGCATTTATCCGTGAAATCAAGGAAATAAAGGAGATGGAAAAAAGAGTAGCACCATCCTgtcatgaatttttttgaagCCCAGCTCCTAACGAACTTGCAAAACGTCTACACAGTCAAAAGACAGAAAATGTTAGataaaaagttcttttaagaaaaaaaatcataaaagggCATGTGAGAGACATGAAATAATCCTCAAATATGcaaaactatataataaatCGCTTTAATTTGGAACGTGGCAATTTCATAGTAACCCCAAGCATTTcctaaccaaaacaaaaaaaaaaaactaaaacctttgtggaattcaaacaaatacaacagtgaaaaatcaaaaccataattcttttaattttctcaattaatcaTAATCACGACCAAATCAGCATATCCTTTGAATCAAATTCCTcaacaattaaatcaaatctagCTGGAAAATGAAgcattaaattgaattattaagCTTAAACTTAACTAATAATTAGCAGAATTGTAGTTTCAATTACAAtcgttatttttctaaataagaaaaggagaaagagagagccCTAGAAAGGCAAAAGGAGAAAGGAGATTAGTTAAACCTCGCGTCCTGAGTGGTGcgacgaggaggaggaggaggaagacgaAGGTTTAGAAGCGATCTCAAGGTCGGGAGAGTCAGCGACTGGTATTAGAAGCTCTCGATCTCTGTCTCTACTGGCCATGACGATCGCCGATTTCTCATCCCCCATcataaaaacagaaagaaaaagactTGCCGGTCTCTTCCTTATCTATCGACGGATCAAAATAAGTACATATATTCTATAGTctctggatttttttatatttttgctgcagaaaagagaggaaagaggACTCTCtgtcttttgttttgaattcaaAAACGAGTAACTACTACTGCTACTAGTTGTTAgcaataatcttttatttatttattttatttatttagatgtcaaattaatta is a genomic window of Populus alba chromosome 18, ASM523922v2, whole genome shotgun sequence containing:
- the LOC118051658 gene encoding protein CONTINUOUS VASCULAR RING 1; amino-acid sequence: MMGDEKSAIVMASRDRDRELLIPVADSPDLEIASKPSSSSSSSSSHHSGRETFCKFVRSWASKKFMTGCVILFPIAITFYITWWFIHFVDGFFSPIYAQLGIDIFGLGFITSLTFIFIVGVFMSSWLGASVLSLGEWFIKRMPFVRHIYNASKQISAAISPDQNTQAFKEVAIIRHPRIGEYAFGFITSTVTLQNYSGEEELCCVYVPTNHLYIGDIFLVTTKDVIRPNLSVREGIEIVVSGGMSMPQVLSTLDSSISVDRSRSERS